The following are from one region of the Salvelinus fontinalis isolate EN_2023a chromosome 5, ASM2944872v1, whole genome shotgun sequence genome:
- the LOC129854914 gene encoding COP9 signalosome complex subunit 2 isoform X2, which yields MSDMEDDFMCDDEEDYDLVNSSEEYSEDSNSEPNVDLENQYYNSKALKEDDPKAALSSFQKVLELEGEKGEWGFKALKQMIKMNFKLTNFPEMMNRYKQLLTYIRSAVTRNYSEKSINSILDYISTSKQMDLLQEFYETTLDALKDAKNDRLWFKTNTKLGKLYLEREEYGKLQKILRQLHQSCQVKKHSSSMQSETDDGEDDLKKGTQLLEIYALEIQMYTAQKNNKKLKALYEQSLHIKSAIPHPLIMGVIRECGGKMHLREGEFEKAHTDFFEAFKNYDESGSPRRTTCLKYLVLANMLMKSGINPFDSQEAKPYKNDPDILAMTNLVSSYQNNDITEFEKILKTNHSNIMDDPFIREHIEELLRNIRTQVLVKLIKPYTRIHIPFISKELNIDVCDVESLLVQCILDSTINGRIDQVNQLLELDHQKRNGARYMALDKWTNQLNTLNQAIVSKLA from the exons ATGTCTGATATGGAAGATGACTTTATGTGCGATGATGAAGAGGATTATGATCTGGTAAACTCCTCCGAA GAATACTCAGAGGACAGCAACTCTGAGCCCAATGTTGATTTGGAGAATCAGTACTACAATTCAAAGGCCCTGAAGGAGGATGACCCCAAAGCAGCTCTCAGCAGCTTCCAGAAA GTCTTGGAGCTAGAGGGCGAGAAAGGAGAATGGGGGTTCAAAGCTCTCAAACAGATGATTAAGATGAATTTCAAACTG ACGAATTTCCCTGAAATGATGAACAGGTACAAGCAGCTGTTAACATACATCCGGAGTGCAGTTACACGAAACTACTCAGAGAAATCCATCAACTCCATCCTTGATTACATCTCTACGTCTAAGCAG atgGACTTGCTGCAAGAGTTTTATGAAACCACATTGGACGCATTAAAGGATGCCAAAAATGACAGGCTTTGGTTTAAAACCAACACTAAG CTTGGGAAGTTGTacctggagagagaagagtatgGTAAGCTTCAGAAGATCCTGAGGCAGCTGCACCAGTCCTGTCAGGTGAAGAAACACTCCTCATCAATGCAATCAGAG ACGGATGACGGTGAGGATGACCTGAAGAAAGGCACCCAGCTCTTGGAGATCTATGCTCTGGAGATCCAGATGTACACGGCCCAGAAGAACAACAAGAAGCTGAAGGCCCTTTATGAACAGTCTCTACACATCAAGTCTGCCATCCCTCACCCTCTCATCATGGGAGTCATCAGAG AGTGTGGAGGGAAAATGCATTTGCGAGAAGGGGAGTTTGAGAAGGCTCACACAGACTTCTTCGAGGCGTTTAAGAACTACGATGAATCAGGAAGTCCTCGACGGACCACCTGTCTGAAGTACCTGGTGTTGGCCAACATGCTGATGAAGTCTGGAATCAACCCCTTCGACTCACAGGAG GCTAAACCCTATAAAAATGATCCAGACATTCTTGCAATGACAAACTTGGTCAG TTCCTACCAGAACAATGACATCACAGAGTTTGAGAAGATTCTGAAGACAAATCACAGTAACATAATGGATGATCCGTTCATAAGGGAACATATAGAAG AGTTATTACGAAACATAAGAACACAAGTGCTCGTCAAATTAATTAAGCCTTACACGAGAATACACATACCTTTTATTTCCAAG GAATTGAACATTGATGTCTGCGACGTGGAAAGCCTTCTTGTTCAGTGCATTCTAGACAG CACGATCAACGGCCGCATCGACCAAGTCAACCAACTGTTGGAGCTGGATCACCAGAAGAGGAACGGAGCCCGATACATGGCTTTAGATAAATGGACGAATCAGCTGAATACTCTCAACCAGGCCATCGTCAGCAAACTGGCCTAA
- the LOC129854914 gene encoding COP9 signalosome complex subunit 2 isoform X4 produces the protein MSDMEDDFMCDDEEDYDLVNSSEEYSEDSNSEPNVDLENQYYNSKALKEDDPKAALSSFQKVLELEGEKGEWGFKALKQMIKMNFKLTNFPEMMNRYKQLLTYIRSAVTRNYSEKSINSILDYISTSKQMDLLQEFYETTLDALKDAKNDRLWFKTNTKLGKLYLEREEYGKLQKILRQLHQSCQTDDGEDDLKKGTQLLEIYALEIQMYTAQKNNKKLKALYEQSLHIKSAIPHPLIMGVIRECGGKMHLREGEFEKAHTDFFEAFKNYDESGSPRRTTCLKYLVLANMLMKSGINPFDSQEAKPYKNDPDILAMTNLVSSYQNNDITEFEKILKTNHSNIMDDPFIREHIEELLRNIRTQVLVKLIKPYTRIHIPFISKELNIDVCDVESLLVQCILDSTINGRIDQVNQLLELDHQKRNGARYMALDKWTNQLNTLNQAIVSKLA, from the exons ATGTCTGATATGGAAGATGACTTTATGTGCGATGATGAAGAGGATTATGATCTGGTAAACTCCTCCGAA GAATACTCAGAGGACAGCAACTCTGAGCCCAATGTTGATTTGGAGAATCAGTACTACAATTCAAAGGCCCTGAAGGAGGATGACCCCAAAGCAGCTCTCAGCAGCTTCCAGAAA GTCTTGGAGCTAGAGGGCGAGAAAGGAGAATGGGGGTTCAAAGCTCTCAAACAGATGATTAAGATGAATTTCAAACTG ACGAATTTCCCTGAAATGATGAACAGGTACAAGCAGCTGTTAACATACATCCGGAGTGCAGTTACACGAAACTACTCAGAGAAATCCATCAACTCCATCCTTGATTACATCTCTACGTCTAAGCAG atgGACTTGCTGCAAGAGTTTTATGAAACCACATTGGACGCATTAAAGGATGCCAAAAATGACAGGCTTTGGTTTAAAACCAACACTAAG CTTGGGAAGTTGTacctggagagagaagagtatgGTAAGCTTCAGAAGATCCTGAGGCAGCTGCACCAGTCCTGTCAG ACGGATGACGGTGAGGATGACCTGAAGAAAGGCACCCAGCTCTTGGAGATCTATGCTCTGGAGATCCAGATGTACACGGCCCAGAAGAACAACAAGAAGCTGAAGGCCCTTTATGAACAGTCTCTACACATCAAGTCTGCCATCCCTCACCCTCTCATCATGGGAGTCATCAGAG AGTGTGGAGGGAAAATGCATTTGCGAGAAGGGGAGTTTGAGAAGGCTCACACAGACTTCTTCGAGGCGTTTAAGAACTACGATGAATCAGGAAGTCCTCGACGGACCACCTGTCTGAAGTACCTGGTGTTGGCCAACATGCTGATGAAGTCTGGAATCAACCCCTTCGACTCACAGGAG GCTAAACCCTATAAAAATGATCCAGACATTCTTGCAATGACAAACTTGGTCAG TTCCTACCAGAACAATGACATCACAGAGTTTGAGAAGATTCTGAAGACAAATCACAGTAACATAATGGATGATCCGTTCATAAGGGAACATATAGAAG AGTTATTACGAAACATAAGAACACAAGTGCTCGTCAAATTAATTAAGCCTTACACGAGAATACACATACCTTTTATTTCCAAG GAATTGAACATTGATGTCTGCGACGTGGAAAGCCTTCTTGTTCAGTGCATTCTAGACAG CACGATCAACGGCCGCATCGACCAAGTCAACCAACTGTTGGAGCTGGATCACCAGAAGAGGAACGGAGCCCGATACATGGCTTTAGATAAATGGACGAATCAGCTGAATACTCTCAACCAGGCCATCGTCAGCAAACTGGCCTAA
- the LOC129854914 gene encoding COP9 signalosome complex subunit 2 isoform X3 has product MSDMEDDFMCDDEEDYDLEYSEDSNSEPNVDLENQYYNSKALKEDDPKAALSSFQKVLELEGEKGEWGFKALKQMIKMNFKLTNFPEMMNRYKQLLTYIRSAVTRNYSEKSINSILDYISTSKQMDLLQEFYETTLDALKDAKNDRLWFKTNTKLGKLYLEREEYGKLQKILRQLHQSCQVKKHSSSMQSEVFTETDDGEDDLKKGTQLLEIYALEIQMYTAQKNNKKLKALYEQSLHIKSAIPHPLIMGVIRECGGKMHLREGEFEKAHTDFFEAFKNYDESGSPRRTTCLKYLVLANMLMKSGINPFDSQEAKPYKNDPDILAMTNLVSSYQNNDITEFEKILKTNHSNIMDDPFIREHIEELLRNIRTQVLVKLIKPYTRIHIPFISKELNIDVCDVESLLVQCILDSTINGRIDQVNQLLELDHQKRNGARYMALDKWTNQLNTLNQAIVSKLA; this is encoded by the exons ATGTCTGATATGGAAGATGACTTTATGTGCGATGATGAAGAGGATTATGATCTG GAATACTCAGAGGACAGCAACTCTGAGCCCAATGTTGATTTGGAGAATCAGTACTACAATTCAAAGGCCCTGAAGGAGGATGACCCCAAAGCAGCTCTCAGCAGCTTCCAGAAA GTCTTGGAGCTAGAGGGCGAGAAAGGAGAATGGGGGTTCAAAGCTCTCAAACAGATGATTAAGATGAATTTCAAACTG ACGAATTTCCCTGAAATGATGAACAGGTACAAGCAGCTGTTAACATACATCCGGAGTGCAGTTACACGAAACTACTCAGAGAAATCCATCAACTCCATCCTTGATTACATCTCTACGTCTAAGCAG atgGACTTGCTGCAAGAGTTTTATGAAACCACATTGGACGCATTAAAGGATGCCAAAAATGACAGGCTTTGGTTTAAAACCAACACTAAG CTTGGGAAGTTGTacctggagagagaagagtatgGTAAGCTTCAGAAGATCCTGAGGCAGCTGCACCAGTCCTGTCAGGTGAAGAAACACTCCTCATCAATGCAATCAGAGGTTTTCACAGAG ACGGATGACGGTGAGGATGACCTGAAGAAAGGCACCCAGCTCTTGGAGATCTATGCTCTGGAGATCCAGATGTACACGGCCCAGAAGAACAACAAGAAGCTGAAGGCCCTTTATGAACAGTCTCTACACATCAAGTCTGCCATCCCTCACCCTCTCATCATGGGAGTCATCAGAG AGTGTGGAGGGAAAATGCATTTGCGAGAAGGGGAGTTTGAGAAGGCTCACACAGACTTCTTCGAGGCGTTTAAGAACTACGATGAATCAGGAAGTCCTCGACGGACCACCTGTCTGAAGTACCTGGTGTTGGCCAACATGCTGATGAAGTCTGGAATCAACCCCTTCGACTCACAGGAG GCTAAACCCTATAAAAATGATCCAGACATTCTTGCAATGACAAACTTGGTCAG TTCCTACCAGAACAATGACATCACAGAGTTTGAGAAGATTCTGAAGACAAATCACAGTAACATAATGGATGATCCGTTCATAAGGGAACATATAGAAG AGTTATTACGAAACATAAGAACACAAGTGCTCGTCAAATTAATTAAGCCTTACACGAGAATACACATACCTTTTATTTCCAAG GAATTGAACATTGATGTCTGCGACGTGGAAAGCCTTCTTGTTCAGTGCATTCTAGACAG CACGATCAACGGCCGCATCGACCAAGTCAACCAACTGTTGGAGCTGGATCACCAGAAGAGGAACGGAGCCCGATACATGGCTTTAGATAAATGGACGAATCAGCTGAATACTCTCAACCAGGCCATCGTCAGCAAACTGGCCTAA
- the LOC129854914 gene encoding COP9 signalosome complex subunit 2 isoform X1: MSDMEDDFMCDDEEDYDLVNSSEEYSEDSNSEPNVDLENQYYNSKALKEDDPKAALSSFQKVLELEGEKGEWGFKALKQMIKMNFKLTNFPEMMNRYKQLLTYIRSAVTRNYSEKSINSILDYISTSKQMDLLQEFYETTLDALKDAKNDRLWFKTNTKLGKLYLEREEYGKLQKILRQLHQSCQVKKHSSSMQSEVFTETDDGEDDLKKGTQLLEIYALEIQMYTAQKNNKKLKALYEQSLHIKSAIPHPLIMGVIRECGGKMHLREGEFEKAHTDFFEAFKNYDESGSPRRTTCLKYLVLANMLMKSGINPFDSQEAKPYKNDPDILAMTNLVSSYQNNDITEFEKILKTNHSNIMDDPFIREHIEELLRNIRTQVLVKLIKPYTRIHIPFISKELNIDVCDVESLLVQCILDSTINGRIDQVNQLLELDHQKRNGARYMALDKWTNQLNTLNQAIVSKLA, from the exons ATGTCTGATATGGAAGATGACTTTATGTGCGATGATGAAGAGGATTATGATCTGGTAAACTCCTCCGAA GAATACTCAGAGGACAGCAACTCTGAGCCCAATGTTGATTTGGAGAATCAGTACTACAATTCAAAGGCCCTGAAGGAGGATGACCCCAAAGCAGCTCTCAGCAGCTTCCAGAAA GTCTTGGAGCTAGAGGGCGAGAAAGGAGAATGGGGGTTCAAAGCTCTCAAACAGATGATTAAGATGAATTTCAAACTG ACGAATTTCCCTGAAATGATGAACAGGTACAAGCAGCTGTTAACATACATCCGGAGTGCAGTTACACGAAACTACTCAGAGAAATCCATCAACTCCATCCTTGATTACATCTCTACGTCTAAGCAG atgGACTTGCTGCAAGAGTTTTATGAAACCACATTGGACGCATTAAAGGATGCCAAAAATGACAGGCTTTGGTTTAAAACCAACACTAAG CTTGGGAAGTTGTacctggagagagaagagtatgGTAAGCTTCAGAAGATCCTGAGGCAGCTGCACCAGTCCTGTCAGGTGAAGAAACACTCCTCATCAATGCAATCAGAGGTTTTCACAGAG ACGGATGACGGTGAGGATGACCTGAAGAAAGGCACCCAGCTCTTGGAGATCTATGCTCTGGAGATCCAGATGTACACGGCCCAGAAGAACAACAAGAAGCTGAAGGCCCTTTATGAACAGTCTCTACACATCAAGTCTGCCATCCCTCACCCTCTCATCATGGGAGTCATCAGAG AGTGTGGAGGGAAAATGCATTTGCGAGAAGGGGAGTTTGAGAAGGCTCACACAGACTTCTTCGAGGCGTTTAAGAACTACGATGAATCAGGAAGTCCTCGACGGACCACCTGTCTGAAGTACCTGGTGTTGGCCAACATGCTGATGAAGTCTGGAATCAACCCCTTCGACTCACAGGAG GCTAAACCCTATAAAAATGATCCAGACATTCTTGCAATGACAAACTTGGTCAG TTCCTACCAGAACAATGACATCACAGAGTTTGAGAAGATTCTGAAGACAAATCACAGTAACATAATGGATGATCCGTTCATAAGGGAACATATAGAAG AGTTATTACGAAACATAAGAACACAAGTGCTCGTCAAATTAATTAAGCCTTACACGAGAATACACATACCTTTTATTTCCAAG GAATTGAACATTGATGTCTGCGACGTGGAAAGCCTTCTTGTTCAGTGCATTCTAGACAG CACGATCAACGGCCGCATCGACCAAGTCAACCAACTGTTGGAGCTGGATCACCAGAAGAGGAACGGAGCCCGATACATGGCTTTAGATAAATGGACGAATCAGCTGAATACTCTCAACCAGGCCATCGTCAGCAAACTGGCCTAA
- the LOC129854914 gene encoding COP9 signalosome complex subunit 2 isoform X5, translating to MSDMEDDFMCDDEEDYDLEYSEDSNSEPNVDLENQYYNSKALKEDDPKAALSSFQKVLELEGEKGEWGFKALKQMIKMNFKLTNFPEMMNRYKQLLTYIRSAVTRNYSEKSINSILDYISTSKQMDLLQEFYETTLDALKDAKNDRLWFKTNTKLGKLYLEREEYGKLQKILRQLHQSCQTDDGEDDLKKGTQLLEIYALEIQMYTAQKNNKKLKALYEQSLHIKSAIPHPLIMGVIRECGGKMHLREGEFEKAHTDFFEAFKNYDESGSPRRTTCLKYLVLANMLMKSGINPFDSQEAKPYKNDPDILAMTNLVSSYQNNDITEFEKILKTNHSNIMDDPFIREHIEELLRNIRTQVLVKLIKPYTRIHIPFISKELNIDVCDVESLLVQCILDSTINGRIDQVNQLLELDHQKRNGARYMALDKWTNQLNTLNQAIVSKLA from the exons ATGTCTGATATGGAAGATGACTTTATGTGCGATGATGAAGAGGATTATGATCTG GAATACTCAGAGGACAGCAACTCTGAGCCCAATGTTGATTTGGAGAATCAGTACTACAATTCAAAGGCCCTGAAGGAGGATGACCCCAAAGCAGCTCTCAGCAGCTTCCAGAAA GTCTTGGAGCTAGAGGGCGAGAAAGGAGAATGGGGGTTCAAAGCTCTCAAACAGATGATTAAGATGAATTTCAAACTG ACGAATTTCCCTGAAATGATGAACAGGTACAAGCAGCTGTTAACATACATCCGGAGTGCAGTTACACGAAACTACTCAGAGAAATCCATCAACTCCATCCTTGATTACATCTCTACGTCTAAGCAG atgGACTTGCTGCAAGAGTTTTATGAAACCACATTGGACGCATTAAAGGATGCCAAAAATGACAGGCTTTGGTTTAAAACCAACACTAAG CTTGGGAAGTTGTacctggagagagaagagtatgGTAAGCTTCAGAAGATCCTGAGGCAGCTGCACCAGTCCTGTCAG ACGGATGACGGTGAGGATGACCTGAAGAAAGGCACCCAGCTCTTGGAGATCTATGCTCTGGAGATCCAGATGTACACGGCCCAGAAGAACAACAAGAAGCTGAAGGCCCTTTATGAACAGTCTCTACACATCAAGTCTGCCATCCCTCACCCTCTCATCATGGGAGTCATCAGAG AGTGTGGAGGGAAAATGCATTTGCGAGAAGGGGAGTTTGAGAAGGCTCACACAGACTTCTTCGAGGCGTTTAAGAACTACGATGAATCAGGAAGTCCTCGACGGACCACCTGTCTGAAGTACCTGGTGTTGGCCAACATGCTGATGAAGTCTGGAATCAACCCCTTCGACTCACAGGAG GCTAAACCCTATAAAAATGATCCAGACATTCTTGCAATGACAAACTTGGTCAG TTCCTACCAGAACAATGACATCACAGAGTTTGAGAAGATTCTGAAGACAAATCACAGTAACATAATGGATGATCCGTTCATAAGGGAACATATAGAAG AGTTATTACGAAACATAAGAACACAAGTGCTCGTCAAATTAATTAAGCCTTACACGAGAATACACATACCTTTTATTTCCAAG GAATTGAACATTGATGTCTGCGACGTGGAAAGCCTTCTTGTTCAGTGCATTCTAGACAG CACGATCAACGGCCGCATCGACCAAGTCAACCAACTGTTGGAGCTGGATCACCAGAAGAGGAACGGAGCCCGATACATGGCTTTAGATAAATGGACGAATCAGCTGAATACTCTCAACCAGGCCATCGTCAGCAAACTGGCCTAA